In Methanothrix sp., a genomic segment contains:
- a CDS encoding PQQ-binding-like beta-propeller repeat protein: protein MKSTCIRHPIWTFAALLLFVVSFSAAEDWPQFQRDATKSGLTGDNVPIKPAVIWSADLQSVDLQPIICLGTVYVLAGNGTLWALDEVTGGVIWKSQMDGRAFQSSTPACDGERIYAASDTGDLAAFDARTGEMIWTDHLTDKRFECPVTYADGRIFLGESIAYGKGLKRYFSFDRDGNEYWNATAETSGYLWNGASVAGDFVIWGDNDGMLVSVNLTDGTIVDELDLRDESRISFAKEDAGRIRSSVSYKDGYVYTSSEFSLNIGYAWKIGFDQTTGLFEDDGWGTAVGFSTSTPVVYNGRAYLGVGEHGQLGELVCLDDSSGELIWSYPLDGGVKASPAVSVNDDEVRICFVTAKVDTSAYCIEDTGREGELLWSFNPPDKGYAVGSVAISGGSVYFGTDSGTLYCLSDEAGEEGGFENKT from the coding sequence GTGAAGTCAACATGCATAAGACACCCAATCTGGACCTTTGCCGCTCTCCTGCTGTTTGTGGTATCGTTCAGTGCAGCAGAGGATTGGCCTCAGTTTCAGCGAGATGCGACCAAATCCGGCCTTACCGGCGACAATGTGCCCATCAAACCCGCCGTCATCTGGTCAGCAGATCTTCAGAGCGTGGACTTGCAGCCGATCATATGTCTGGGCACAGTATACGTCCTGGCGGGAAATGGCACCCTCTGGGCCTTGGATGAGGTGACTGGCGGGGTAATCTGGAAATCTCAGATGGATGGAAGGGCCTTTCAGAGCTCAACCCCTGCCTGCGATGGGGAGAGGATATACGCGGCCAGCGATACCGGCGATCTGGCCGCCTTTGACGCCCGGACGGGCGAGATGATCTGGACCGACCATCTCACCGATAAGAGATTTGAGTGTCCTGTGACCTACGCTGACGGGAGGATCTTTCTTGGCGAAAGCATAGCTTATGGCAAGGGGTTGAAGCGGTACTTCTCCTTTGATCGGGATGGGAACGAATACTGGAATGCTACCGCAGAGACGAGCGGCTATCTCTGGAACGGTGCTAGCGTGGCTGGCGATTTTGTGATTTGGGGTGACAACGACGGCATGCTGGTGAGCGTTAACCTGACGGATGGTACCATCGTTGATGAGCTGGACCTCAGAGACGAATCAAGGATCAGCTTTGCCAAAGAGGATGCAGGCCGCATCCGGTCGTCGGTCTCATATAAGGACGGATACGTCTACACATCATCCGAGTTCTCTCTAAATATCGGTTACGCCTGGAAGATTGGCTTTGACCAGACGACGGGACTCTTCGAGGACGATGGCTGGGGCACCGCGGTGGGATTCAGCACCTCCACTCCAGTCGTCTATAATGGCAGGGCCTATCTGGGAGTGGGAGAGCACGGACAGTTAGGCGAGCTGGTCTGTTTGGATGACTCCTCCGGCGAATTGATCTGGTCGTATCCGCTGGACGGCGGGGTCAAGGCTTCTCCTGCCGTATCTGTGAATGATGACGAAGTCCGCATATGCTTCGTCACGGCCAAGGTTGACACCTCAGCATACTGCATCGAGGACACGGGAAGAGAGGGAGAATTGCTCTGGTCCTTCAACCCGCCCGATAAAGGATATGCCGTTGGAAGCGTCGCCATCTCGGGTGGGTCAGTCTATTTCGGGACAGATAGTGGTACCCTCTATTGTCTCTCCGATGAGGCAGGAGAAGAAGGTGGTTTTGAAAATAAAACTTAA